Within Limisalsivibrio acetivorans, the genomic segment AAGAGCTTCCTTTATGGATGCGTGAAGAGATAGCGAAGATCGTAATGGATAATGATGCCTATGCATACTCCCCCACAAAAGGTGTTGTGGAAACGAGGGAATTCCTCGCCGAACAGGTTAACAGCAGGGGTGGCGCACAGATCGATAAGGAGGATATAATATTCTTCAACGGTCTTGGTGACGCCATTGCAAGGTCCTACAGCTCCATACGGGTTGATGCTCGTATCATCATGCCCGAACCGACCTATTCCACACATCTGCTTGCTGAGGTTCTGCACGCCTCCTTCCCGCCGAACACCTACCAGATGAATCCTTACAACGGCTGGGCTCCCGATCTCAACGAGCTTGAGAGCAAGGTTAGAAGCTATAACTCCATCGTGGGTATTCTCGTAATCAATCCGGATAACCCCACAGGCTATGTCCACTCCGAGGAGAGCCTGCGTGAGATAGTTCGCATCGCAAAGGAGTATGACCTCATGCTCATTTTCGATGAGATATACAACAACATGACCTATAACGGAAAAGAGACCGCCCAGCTTTGCGATGTTATCGGCGATGTGCCGGGGATAAGCATGAAGGGGATAAGCAAGGAATACCCATGGCCCGGTGCTAGATGCGGCTGGATTGAGGTATACAATCAGGATAAGGACGAGACCTTTAAACGCTACATCGATGCAATATTGACCCAGAAGATGGCCGAGGTCTGTTCCACAACACTCCCCCAGATGTCAATACCCAGAATCATGGCGCATGAGGAGTATAAGCCTTACCTCAAAAGTAAGCTTAAGCATTATGAGAAGCTCAGTAACATCGCATATAACATCCTCAAGGATGTTCCCTACGTTGTGGTAAACCGTACCAACGGTGCTTTCTATATGTCCGTTGTCTTCAATGAGGCTGTACTGAACGGTCATCAGTCTCTGCATATCGAACAGCCCGAGGTTCGTGACTATGTGGAGGGGATCACCGAAGGGAGGATAGAGCCGGACAAGCGTTTCGTTTACTATCTCCTCGGCGCAACGGGTATCTGCACAGTTCCCCTTACCTCATTCTTCACAAACAAGCCCGGTTTCCGTATGACCCTCCTTGAAAAGGATGCGGACAGGTTTGAGCATATGGTTAAGGTGCTTGCGGATAAGATCGTTGAGTATGTGGAATCGAGTAGAAAATAGCGTTGAGGGTGATTGAGAACAGAAGAGTTAATCAAAATATAAATTATAAGGCTGTCCGAAAGGGCGGTCTTTTTTATTTGAAGTTATTGAACTCTATGGGGTTTTAGATGCGGGGATTTGGATGTCCCTTTACTCCTCGAACCTGATCTCGAATCCCGCTCCCTGCCCCTTAAGGATCTTAAGCCTGCCGTAGAGCTGTTCTGTGAGGTTCTGCACAAGCTGCAAGCCGAGGCTTTCACATTCATCGATATTGAAATCCCTAGGAAGCCCTTTTCCGTTATCCTTGATACGAAGAACAACGTCGTTATCCTCCCTGAAGATGCTTACATGAACTATCTTGTCCATCTCTTTTTCAGTGAAGGCATATTTGAGCGTGTTTGTGAGAAGCTCATTTACGATGAGACCGCAGGGTATCGCCTTGTCGATGCTGAGGAAGACTCTTTCCATCCTCCCCCTGAGCTGAACGCCAGTGGTGTGATACGTTTCTTTCAGGTAGTTGAACAGACTCGTAACGTACTCGGACATCTCCACATGCCCCAGATCGTCGGATTCATAGAGCATCTTGTGGATGAGCGCCATGGTCATTATACGGTCCTGACTTGCTCTGAGGTATACGGCATCCTCCTCATTTATGCTGAGGGACTGGAGACTGAGGAGGCTTGAAACGATCTGCAGGTTGTTTTTAACCCTGTGGTGTATCTCCTTGAGGAGTGTCTCCTTGTCCTTGAGTGACTTCTGGAGTTCTCTCCTGTTCGCTGTCTGTTCTGTGATATCCCGGAAACTGATAACGGCTCCGATTATTGTATCATCCCTTTTTATCGGTGTGCTGGAGCTGTCTACTGTTATACTTCTGCCGCTTTTCCTCCAGAAGATATCCTCTTGAGTACGGCATTGTTCCCCGGAAAGATATGCCTTCGATACACAGCATTCGTTTTCAGGGTAGGGAGTTCCATCGGACTTTGTATGATGAACAAGGGCGTGATGGTTTCTGCCTATCATTTCCTCCTGCTCGTATTCAAGCATAGTTGCTGCGGAGTTGTTTACGTATACGATGTGTCCGGTATCGTCAAC encodes:
- a CDS encoding pyridoxal phosphate-dependent aminotransferase codes for the protein MRYDLAKSGNGLTYEIRNIVGVANKLMEAGVDVYFENIGDPVVKGEELPLWMREEIAKIVMDNDAYAYSPTKGVVETREFLAEQVNSRGGAQIDKEDIIFFNGLGDAIARSYSSIRVDARIIMPEPTYSTHLLAEVLHASFPPNTYQMNPYNGWAPDLNELESKVRSYNSIVGILVINPDNPTGYVHSEESLREIVRIAKEYDLMLIFDEIYNNMTYNGKETAQLCDVIGDVPGISMKGISKEYPWPGARCGWIEVYNQDKDETFKRYIDAILTQKMAEVCSTTLPQMSIPRIMAHEEYKPYLKSKLKHYEKLSNIAYNILKDVPYVVVNRTNGAFYMSVVFNEAVLNGHQSLHIEQPEVRDYVEGITEGRIEPDKRFVYYLLGATGICTVPLTSFFTNKPGFRMTLLEKDADRFEHMVKVLADKIVEYVESSRK